A single Bacillus sp. HMF5848 DNA region contains:
- a CDS encoding zinc metallopeptidase, giving the protein MFLIYFAILIIVPLWAQMRVKSAYKKYSRVPSSSQMTGAEVARRILDHNGLYDVRVEETRGVLSDHYDPRSKVVRLSSQNYHGHSVAGAAIAAHEVGHAMQDSENYAFLRFRHALVPVANIGSNISWLFILAGIFFQLSGALLLGIVFMAAAVLFQVVTLPVEFNASSRAMDQIVAVGVIRNEEERHTRKVLNAAALTYVAAAAVAVLELVRFILMYTGMTQED; this is encoded by the coding sequence ATGTTTCTAATCTACTTTGCAATCCTCATTATTGTACCTTTGTGGGCACAAATGCGTGTGAAAAGTGCATACAAAAAGTACTCTCGCGTTCCATCTTCTTCTCAAATGACAGGAGCAGAAGTTGCCCGTCGTATACTTGATCACAATGGGTTATATGACGTAAGAGTTGAAGAAACACGTGGTGTTCTTTCGGATCATTACGATCCTCGCTCAAAGGTTGTGCGCTTATCAAGCCAAAATTATCATGGTCACTCTGTTGCAGGTGCCGCTATTGCAGCTCATGAGGTTGGTCATGCTATGCAGGATAGCGAGAATTATGCGTTTTTAAGATTTAGACACGCACTAGTTCCAGTCGCTAACATCGGATCAAATATCTCTTGGTTATTTATTTTAGCGGGAATATTTTTCCAATTGAGTGGCGCGCTTCTATTAGGTATTGTTTTTATGGCAGCGGCAGTATTGTTTCAAGTTGTCACATTACCAGTTGAGTTTAATGCGTCATCAAGAGCGATGGATCAGATTGTTGCAGTAGGTGTTATTCGTAATGAAGAAGAGCGTCACACTCGTAAAGTACTAAATGCCGCAGCATTGACTTATGTTGCCGCCGCAGCTGTAGCTGTATTGGAGTTAGTTCGTTTTATACTCATGTACACAGGTATGACACAAGAGGATTAA
- the ypjB gene encoding sporulation protein YpjB, giving the protein MIIWVFILFTIMPTITIASTDNDWTRLVDISDDVLEMVKQERYDTAKKLLDQFSEEFYELDFFERTYTMDELRIMTVTHSNALHAIATSSIPHHIKVDKAIQFRLVIDAIRSEYNPLWGELEHTVMGKLGNVMSSYEQKQSNEYSAHLTEFFRLYEMIHPSLMISVDPTIIQTLDSHISWLDKVNAEAVSSVEAGHYLALVDSELQSIFDGVEEDEADPSLYWVIITTGSIIIATLTYVGWKKYKATRQRERSRQKN; this is encoded by the coding sequence ATGATAATTTGGGTATTTATTCTATTTACTATAATGCCAACAATTACGATTGCAAGTACAGACAATGATTGGACAAGGTTAGTCGATATATCGGATGATGTATTGGAAATGGTCAAACAAGAAAGATATGATACCGCCAAAAAGCTTCTTGATCAATTCTCTGAGGAGTTTTATGAACTTGATTTTTTTGAACGTACATACACAATGGATGAGCTTCGTATTATGACTGTTACTCATAGCAATGCTCTCCATGCTATAGCTACATCATCCATTCCTCATCATATAAAAGTAGATAAAGCCATTCAATTTCGTCTTGTAATTGATGCTATACGATCAGAGTACAATCCGTTATGGGGTGAATTAGAACATACTGTGATGGGGAAGTTAGGAAATGTCATGTCTTCGTATGAGCAAAAACAATCTAATGAGTATAGCGCACATTTAACCGAATTCTTTCGTCTATATGAAATGATTCATCCAAGCTTAATGATTAGTGTTGATCCGACAATAATACAGACGTTAGATTCACATATTAGTTGGTTAGATAAAGTTAATGCAGAAGCGGTTTCTTCAGTGGAAGCTGGACATTATTTAGCTTTGGTGGATAGTGAACTACAGTCAATATTTGATGGTGTTGAAGAGGATGAAGCGGACCCATCTTTATACTGGGTTATAATTACAACCGGTAGTATCATCATTGCTACGTTAACCTATGTAGGGTGGAAAAAATACAAAGCAACGAGACAACGTGAAAGAAGTAGACAAAAAAATTGA
- a CDS encoding DUF1405 domain-containing protein: protein MFVNIIRFLSDRPVLWLLFIINVAGTIYGYIWYGSQLIETPPQFLMFVPDSPTASLFFCFVIGSYLLGKQWPIMEALAVVSLFKYGVWAVVLNALLFIQDGALNPIGLMLMVSHGAMAIEGVLFAPFYRFKLWHLAVAAIVVLHNDIIDYVFNMMPWYHDLNQYYAEIGYFTFWLSVLSIFIGYYVGIRKSRLTLSMSRN, encoded by the coding sequence TTGTTTGTAAATATAATACGATTTTTGAGTGACAGGCCCGTTCTATGGTTATTATTTATTATAAATGTTGCGGGGACTATTTATGGATACATATGGTATGGGTCACAGCTTATAGAAACACCACCACAATTTTTAATGTTCGTTCCAGATAGTCCAACAGCTTCTTTGTTTTTTTGTTTTGTTATAGGATCTTATTTATTAGGAAAACAGTGGCCTATTATGGAAGCGCTGGCTGTCGTATCACTTTTTAAATATGGAGTTTGGGCTGTTGTCTTAAATGCACTTTTATTTATTCAAGATGGAGCACTAAATCCTATTGGATTAATGTTGATGGTTTCCCATGGCGCGATGGCCATAGAAGGTGTCTTGTTCGCACCATTTTATCGTTTTAAGCTGTGGCATTTAGCAGTTGCTGCAATTGTAGTTCTTCATAATGATATTATTGATTACGTTTTTAATATGATGCCATGGTATCATGATTTAAATCAATATTATGCAGAAATTGGCTATTTTACTTTTTGGCTAAGTGTATTAAGTATATTTATTGGCTATTATGTTGGTATACGAAAAAGCAGATTAACACTTTCAATGTCACGAAATTAA
- a CDS encoding menaquinol-cytochrome c reductase cytochrome b/c subunit, translating into MHRGKGMKFVGDSRVPANRKPNIPKDYSEFPGKTEAFWPNFLLKEWMVGSVFLVGYIALAIAHPSPLERVADPTDTLYIPLPDWYFLFLYQLLKYTYASGPYNVIGAVVIPGLAFTALLLAPFLDQGPERRPSKRPITTGMMLLSIAAIVHLTWFSVATHDWEAAAEQGKIVKEVEVDKNAEGYAIYTAQSCIGCHGDNLQGVTGVGPALVGGGFDAEHVSNVAVNGIGDMAAGIFKGTDEELKVLSEFIAEVSSK; encoded by the coding sequence ATGCATAGAGGGAAAGGTATGAAGTTTGTTGGTGATTCACGTGTACCAGCAAATCGTAAACCTAATATTCCAAAAGATTATTCTGAATTTCCAGGTAAGACGGAGGCTTTTTGGCCAAACTTCTTACTTAAAGAATGGATGGTAGGTTCAGTATTTCTAGTTGGTTACATAGCTTTAGCAATAGCGCACCCATCACCGCTTGAGCGTGTAGCTGATCCGACTGACACTTTATATATTCCATTACCAGACTGGTATTTCTTATTTTTATATCAATTATTAAAATACACGTATGCATCTGGTCCATACAATGTAATTGGTGCTGTTGTTATACCTGGTCTTGCGTTTACGGCACTACTTTTAGCGCCATTTTTGGATCAAGGTCCTGAAAGAAGACCATCGAAACGCCCAATAACAACCGGAATGATGCTATTGTCAATAGCTGCGATTGTACATTTGACATGGTTCTCTGTAGCTACTCATGACTGGGAAGCTGCTGCAGAACAAGGGAAGATAGTTAAAGAAGTAGAAGTTGACAAAAATGCGGAAGGCTATGCTATTTATACTGCACAAAGCTGTATTGGTTGTCACGGCGACAATTTACAAGGCGTAACTGGCGTTGGTCCTGCTCTTGTAGGCGGTGGATTTGATGCTGAACATGTGTCTAATGTTGCTGTTAATGGTATAGGAGACATGGCAGCAGGTATTTTTAAAGGTACTGACGAAGAATTAAAGGTGCTGTCTGAGTTTATAGCTGAAGTTTCTAGTAAATAA
- the qcrB gene encoding menaquinol-cytochrome c reductase cytochrome b subunit → MLNKIYDWVDERLDITPMWRDIADHEVPEHVNPAHHFSAFVYCFGGLTFFVTVIQILSGMFLTMYYVPDIKNAWESVYYLQNEVAFGQIVRGMHHWGASLVIVMMFLHTLRVFFQGAYKKPRELNWIVGVLIFGVMLGLGFTGYLLPWDMKALFATKVGLQIAESVPLIGPAVKTLLAGHPEIVGAQTLTRFFAIHVFFLPGALLGLMAAHFIMIRKQGISGPL, encoded by the coding sequence ATGTTAAACAAAATATACGATTGGGTCGATGAACGTTTAGATATTACGCCAATGTGGCGCGATATTGCTGACCATGAAGTTCCAGAGCATGTTAATCCAGCGCATCATTTTTCTGCGTTTGTATATTGCTTTGGTGGTTTAACGTTTTTTGTAACAGTAATTCAAATTCTATCTGGAATGTTTTTAACGATGTATTATGTTCCTGACATAAAAAATGCTTGGGAATCAGTATACTATCTTCAAAATGAAGTTGCATTTGGACAAATTGTTCGAGGTATGCACCACTGGGGAGCCAGTCTTGTTATTGTCATGATGTTTTTACATACTCTTCGTGTATTTTTCCAAGGTGCCTATAAAAAGCCTCGTGAGCTTAACTGGATCGTTGGAGTTTTAATTTTTGGCGTTATGTTAGGACTAGGTTTTACAGGATATCTACTTCCTTGGGATATGAAAGCGCTTTTTGCAACAAAAGTTGGCCTGCAAATTGCCGAATCTGTGCCTCTTATCGGTCCAGCGGTTAAAACATTATTAGCTGGACATCCAGAAATTGTTGGAGCTCAAACATTAACACGATTCTTTGCTATTCATGTATTTTTCTTACCAGGTGCGTTGCTAGGATTAATGGCTGCTCACTTCATTATGATTCGAAAACAAGGTATTTCTGGACCACTATAA
- a CDS encoding ubiquinol-cytochrome c reductase iron-sulfur subunit, with translation MSEKKHRVSRRQFLNYTLTGVGGFMAATMLMPMARFALDPVLRPAEEQDMVPVASVDDITTEPQRFDFQIRQKDAWYVSDVSKSAWVYKDENGDIVALSPVCKHLGCVVNWAGNSDHPNEFFCPCHYGLYEKDGTNVPGTPPLAPLDVFKHEVRDSTLYLGKARPRGEA, from the coding sequence ATGAGCGAGAAAAAACATAGGGTATCAAGACGACAATTTTTAAACTACACACTTACAGGGGTTGGCGGTTTCATGGCCGCTACAATGCTTATGCCAATGGCACGTTTTGCATTAGACCCTGTACTTCGTCCTGCTGAAGAACAAGATATGGTGCCTGTTGCTTCAGTTGATGACATTACAACTGAACCACAACGTTTCGACTTCCAAATTAGACAGAAAGATGCTTGGTACGTCTCTGACGTGTCGAAATCGGCATGGGTGTACAAAGATGAGAATGGTGATATTGTAGCGCTCTCTCCTGTTTGTAAGCATTTAGGTTGCGTAGTTAACTGGGCAGGTAATTCTGACCATCCAAATGAGTTCTTCTGTCCATGTCACTATGGGCTATATGAGAAGGACGGTACAAATGTACCTGGTACACCGCCATTAGCACCTTTAGATGTATTCAAGCATGAGGTGAGAGATTCCACATTGTACCTAGGTAAAGCAAGACCACGAGGGGAGGCGTAA
- a CDS encoding DUF2487 family protein, translating to MRWLSHDINMFVQAKEYVDTAILPLVPLDFSGSIKNIVQTGESTMTVATALEREYQGRVFLIPTFHYWVEQDMNLTIKDLQSWIEKLKKAGFEKVFLLSCDNEWRLVEKELELPLLWLPSFSLDHIDDKHKKSYIDNQLAQLSPYLMRAWN from the coding sequence ATGCGTTGGTTAAGTCACGATATTAATATGTTTGTACAAGCAAAGGAGTATGTTGATACAGCTATTTTGCCATTAGTGCCATTGGATTTCTCAGGCTCTATAAAGAACATAGTTCAAACCGGAGAAAGTACTATGACAGTAGCAACAGCGTTGGAACGAGAATATCAAGGTAGAGTCTTCCTTATACCTACGTTTCATTACTGGGTAGAACAAGATATGAACCTTACTATAAAGGACTTACAATCATGGATAGAAAAGCTTAAGAAAGCTGGCTTTGAAAAGGTATTTCTGCTGTCTTGTGACAATGAATGGAGACTCGTAGAAAAAGAACTGGAGTTACCTTTATTATGGCTACCTTCTTTTTCATTAGATCATATTGATGATAAACATAAAAAATCATACATAGATAATCAGCTTGCACAGTTATCACCATATTTAATGAGGGCGTGGAATTAA
- a CDS encoding ReoY family proteolytic degradation factor, producing MTTPVSVNEKKEFVRWFLGNYQLKRRECVWILNYLMSHDQLMRKVHFVEQAQYCPRGIIMSTHCVDDVPFRFYKENVMTTDAEKSFHDIRLNRDEDIYIQINFRSSYSCPQYVAVLEENPFLPKHLQVNEKDSLLAEQFLEKSITTYQKEKLLHLIDEALDKNDKELFNELTTRLKYLK from the coding sequence ATGACAACCCCTGTATCTGTAAATGAGAAGAAAGAATTTGTTAGGTGGTTTTTAGGCAATTATCAGCTAAAAAGAAGAGAATGTGTGTGGATTCTTAATTATTTAATGAGCCACGATCAATTGATGAGAAAAGTACACTTTGTTGAGCAAGCGCAATATTGTCCGAGAGGTATTATTATGTCGACACATTGTGTTGACGATGTACCTTTCAGATTTTACAAGGAAAATGTTATGACAACGGATGCCGAAAAATCTTTTCATGACATCCGCCTCAACCGTGACGAGGACATTTATATTCAGATTAATTTTAGATCATCTTATTCGTGTCCGCAGTATGTTGCAGTCCTTGAAGAAAATCCATTTTTACCTAAACATTTGCAAGTGAATGAAAAAGATAGTCTATTAGCTGAACAATTCTTAGAAAAATCTATCACTACGTATCAAAAAGAAAAGCTTTTACATCTTATAGACGAGGCACTAGATAAAAATGACAAAGAACTGTTTAATGAACTAACAACTCGTCTTAAATACTTAAAATAA
- a CDS encoding tetratricopeptide repeat protein codes for MTKINVSMETLTDALEQGYYEEAVAFVHTNLKTLTNMELYAVCELFIHFGLLDDVRNMIEHSETNNGDLQLLLAEIYIEQGLEDEALEVVNMINETDEAYIQALLLAADLYQMQGLEEVSEYKLSQAKNIMPNEPLIDFALAELYFHQADYVRSVPLYKHLSNNDTDIAGVNLFQRLALALSHIGEFEGALDYFVKAKKLDVHSLFEYGFTAYRAEQYTLAIQKFTHVIKEDEDFEAAYFYSAKAFEQENNLEEALEYLKRGLALQGNGKEMYFYAGQLAYKVGRLNEAAGFLKETLAIDPGYMDALISYTNVLLQKSDYEEVISLITEAEVNEDTDPFLDWAMATAYRETERFSDALNRYQAAYTSFKENSEFLEEYARFLLEDGNREDAIVVYKKIHSLDPTNFEVEQLLLELEQ; via the coding sequence ATGACAAAGATAAACGTATCAATGGAAACACTAACAGATGCATTAGAACAAGGCTATTATGAGGAGGCTGTTGCGTTTGTTCACACAAACCTCAAAACTCTAACAAATATGGAATTGTACGCAGTTTGTGAATTGTTTATACATTTTGGCTTACTAGATGATGTTCGCAATATGATAGAGCACTCAGAAACAAATAATGGTGACTTACAACTATTATTAGCAGAAATATATATTGAGCAAGGTTTAGAGGATGAAGCATTAGAAGTTGTCAATATGATTAATGAAACGGATGAAGCGTACATACAAGCACTGTTACTAGCAGCAGATCTTTATCAAATGCAGGGGTTGGAAGAAGTCAGTGAATATAAACTATCGCAAGCAAAGAACATTATGCCTAACGAGCCTTTAATTGACTTTGCACTTGCAGAGCTATATTTTCATCAGGCTGATTATGTAAGGTCTGTACCTTTGTATAAGCATTTGTCTAATAATGACACAGATATTGCAGGAGTTAATCTATTTCAGCGTTTAGCGTTAGCATTAAGTCATATTGGTGAGTTTGAAGGGGCGCTAGATTACTTTGTAAAAGCAAAAAAATTAGATGTTCATAGCTTGTTTGAATATGGATTTACTGCGTATCGAGCGGAACAATATACTTTGGCTATTCAAAAATTTACACATGTTATTAAAGAAGATGAAGATTTTGAAGCGGCATATTTTTATTCGGCGAAAGCTTTTGAACAAGAAAACAACTTAGAAGAGGCTTTAGAGTACCTTAAGAGAGGATTAGCGCTACAAGGAAATGGGAAAGAAATGTATTTTTATGCTGGCCAATTGGCATATAAAGTAGGCAGACTAAATGAGGCTGCGGGATTCTTGAAAGAAACACTTGCCATTGACCCTGGGTATATGGATGCTCTAATCTCTTACACAAACGTATTATTACAAAAGAGTGACTATGAAGAAGTTATTTCATTAATCACAGAAGCAGAGGTTAACGAAGATACAGATCCATTCCTTGATTGGGCTATGGCGACAGCATATCGAGAAACAGAAAGATTTTCAGATGCATTAAATCGTTACCAAGCTGCATATACTTCTTTTAAAGAGAACAGTGAATTTTTGGAAGAATACGCTCGCTTTTTGTTAGAGGATGGGAACAGAGAGGATGCTATAGTCGTTTATAAAAAAATACATAGTCTTGATCCAACAAACTTTGAAGTTGAGCAACTTCTTTTAGAATTAGAGCAGTAA
- the aroA gene encoding 3-phosphoshikimate 1-carboxyvinyltransferase, protein MDKVLTGKSPSLKGTIRVPGDKSISHRAIMLGAIAEGTTRVQNFLMGEDCLSTIDCFRKLGVSIDITEDSVTVLGRGFLGLKEPSEILYTGNSGTTTRLILGVLAAAPFHTILTGDSSIAKRPMKRVTGPLRQMGADIDGREDGNLTPLSIRGGHTKGIEYHSPVASAQVKSAILLAGLHSNGTTIVTEPARSRDHTERMLKAFGGDVTVNELAVSVEGGQTLTATSIEVPGDISSAAFFLVAGAIVQDSEIRLEKVGLNETRTGIIDVLKSMGASLSISNIREVNFEPVGDLTISTSQLVATEVGGENISRLIDEIPIIALLATQANGVTVIKDAEELKVKETNRIDTVVSELKKLGANIKATEDGMIITGPTSLKGDVEVSSFGDHRIGMMLSIASCICNGQIVIKDADAISVSYPSFFAHLEQLQTVKSV, encoded by the coding sequence TTGGATAAAGTACTAACTGGGAAAAGTCCTTCACTAAAAGGAACTATTCGTGTGCCGGGGGATAAATCAATTTCTCATCGCGCTATTATGTTAGGTGCAATTGCTGAAGGCACTACAAGGGTTCAAAATTTTTTAATGGGTGAGGACTGTTTGAGCACCATTGACTGCTTTAGGAAACTTGGAGTTTCCATTGACATAACAGAAGATTCCGTTACTGTTCTCGGAAGAGGTTTTTTAGGACTGAAGGAACCCTCTGAAATACTTTACACAGGAAATTCTGGTACTACAACACGATTGATTTTAGGCGTTTTAGCTGCGGCTCCATTTCATACTATTCTAACAGGCGATTCTTCTATTGCAAAACGTCCTATGAAGCGCGTAACAGGTCCTTTACGTCAAATGGGTGCTGATATTGACGGGAGAGAAGACGGAAACCTAACCCCTCTATCTATACGTGGAGGGCATACGAAAGGTATAGAATATCATTCACCGGTTGCAAGTGCACAAGTGAAGTCAGCAATATTATTAGCAGGATTACATAGTAATGGGACTACAATCGTAACAGAACCAGCTCGTTCAAGAGACCATACTGAACGTATGTTGAAAGCTTTTGGTGGGGATGTCACAGTGAATGAGCTTGCTGTAAGCGTTGAAGGTGGACAAACCCTTACGGCCACTTCAATTGAAGTACCAGGTGATATTTCCTCTGCTGCATTTTTCTTAGTTGCTGGAGCAATTGTCCAAGATAGTGAAATTAGACTAGAGAAAGTCGGTTTAAATGAAACGAGAACAGGTATAATTGATGTTCTTAAGTCTATGGGAGCATCACTATCAATATCAAATATTAGAGAAGTAAACTTTGAACCAGTTGGTGATTTAACAATATCTACTTCACAACTTGTTGCAACAGAAGTTGGAGGCGAAAACATATCGCGTCTCATTGATGAAATTCCTATTATAGCCTTGCTTGCTACACAAGCTAATGGAGTTACAGTAATTAAGGATGCTGAAGAGTTAAAGGTAAAAGAAACAAACAGAATTGATACAGTTGTATCAGAGCTTAAGAAATTAGGAGCAAATATTAAAGCAACAGAGGATGGCATGATTATAACGGGCCCAACCTCATTGAAAGGGGATGTTGAAGTGTCTTCTTTTGGTGACCATCGAATTGGTATGATGCTCAGTATTGCATCGTGCATATGTAATGGTCAAATTGTAATTAAAGATGCTGATGCTATTTCTGTATCATATCCGAGCTTTTTTGCCCATCTAGAACAATTGCAAACAGTAAAATCTGTCTAG
- a CDS encoding prephenate dehydrogenase, protein MSKKVFVIGLGLIGGSVALAIRREHQDVTIVGYDVNGEQLQLARTLAVIDEIAESIEDGSKESDLIIIATPVQQAVDIIHRIASLPTKSGVIVTDVGSTKKHITESAQVLLKNNICFIGGHPMAGSHKNGVAAARAHLFENAFYIFTPTTNVDNSKIIELKNWLAGTKARFITLSPEEHDRIAGVISHFPHIIAAGLVHQAEKLERDNELVSRLAAGGFRDITRIASSNPTMWRDIFLHNRNALLQLFDGWLDEMRMLRSIVETGDSQKIYEYFLHAKEFRDGLPVKEKGAIPSFYDLFVDVPDKPGAISEITGYLAENKISITNIRILETREDILGVLRLSFQTDSDRKRAKQCIEANSSYETYYA, encoded by the coding sequence TTGTCAAAAAAAGTTTTCGTCATCGGCCTCGGGCTCATCGGTGGGTCTGTCGCCTTAGCTATAAGACGAGAGCATCAGGATGTGACTATTGTTGGGTATGATGTAAATGGTGAACAACTACAACTTGCACGTACACTAGCAGTTATTGATGAGATAGCTGAATCTATAGAGGATGGTAGCAAAGAGTCAGATTTAATAATAATTGCTACACCCGTTCAACAAGCAGTTGATATTATCCACCGAATAGCGAGCCTGCCAACAAAATCAGGTGTAATTGTTACAGACGTAGGCAGCACTAAAAAGCATATAACAGAATCTGCACAAGTACTTCTAAAAAACAATATTTGCTTTATCGGTGGGCATCCTATGGCAGGTTCTCATAAAAATGGAGTAGCTGCTGCAAGAGCTCATTTATTTGAAAATGCTTTTTATATTTTCACACCAACAACAAATGTAGATAATTCAAAAATAATTGAGTTGAAAAATTGGTTAGCTGGTACAAAAGCAAGATTTATTACGTTATCACCTGAAGAGCACGACCGTATTGCAGGGGTGATCAGTCACTTTCCGCATATAATAGCAGCGGGTCTTGTTCATCAAGCGGAGAAGCTTGAGCGGGATAATGAGCTTGTAAGTCGCTTAGCTGCAGGTGGATTTCGTGATATTACTAGAATCGCTTCAAGTAATCCAACGATGTGGCGAGATATTTTTCTACATAATCGTAATGCATTACTTCAGCTTTTTGATGGATGGCTTGACGAAATGCGTATGTTACGATCAATCGTCGAAACAGGAGATAGTCAAAAGATTTATGAGTATTTTTTACATGCTAAGGAATTCCGTGATGGTTTACCAGTGAAAGAAAAAGGTGCTATACCTTCTTTTTATGATTTATTTGTAGATGTACCTGATAAACCTGGGGCTATATCAGAGATTACCGGGTATTTAGCAGAAAATAAAATAAGTATTACCAATATACGAATTTTAGAAACAAGGGAAGATATATTAGGTGTGCTTCGCTTAAGTTTTCAAACAGATAGTGACCGAAAAAGAGCTAAGCAATGCATTGAGGCTAATTCTTCTTATGAGACGTATTATGCATAA
- the hisC gene encoding histidinol-phosphate transaminase, which produces MEVKKQLLNLTPYKPGKPIEDVKREYGLEKIVKLASNENPFGFSNKVKDVLQKQMDSINIYPDGYAAELRNAVAEHLKVSPRQLIFGNGSDEVVQILCRAYLSPSKNTVMAKPTFPQYKHNAVIEGADIREVTLIEGAHDLEGMLSAIDENTAIVWLCTPNNPTGVYISEEDLLSFLSRVPNNVVVVVDEAYFEYVVAEDYPDSISLLANHPNLVILRTFSKAYGLAGLRIGYGIASEQLLQSIEPAREPFNTSKLAQAAAIAALSDQAFVNESVLLNHEGLEQFYRFCDQHNLTYYQSQGNFILMFHNSFTGDEMFQYLLERGYIVRSGNALGFPHAIRVTVGTAEQNKQFFEILSSMLK; this is translated from the coding sequence GTGGAAGTAAAAAAACAGCTATTAAATTTAACACCGTATAAGCCAGGAAAACCAATAGAAGATGTGAAACGAGAGTACGGCCTTGAGAAAATTGTTAAGCTAGCATCAAATGAAAATCCATTTGGTTTTTCTAATAAAGTAAAAGATGTGCTACAGAAACAAATGGATAGTATTAATATTTATCCCGATGGGTATGCAGCAGAATTACGTAATGCAGTGGCAGAACATCTTAAAGTATCACCACGTCAGCTTATTTTTGGAAATGGATCGGATGAAGTTGTACAAATATTGTGTCGGGCCTATTTATCTCCAAGCAAAAATACTGTTATGGCAAAACCTACATTCCCACAATACAAGCATAATGCTGTTATTGAGGGTGCAGACATTCGTGAGGTAACATTAATCGAAGGAGCGCATGATTTAGAAGGCATGCTTTCTGCTATTGATGAAAATACAGCTATAGTGTGGCTTTGTACACCAAATAATCCAACAGGTGTGTACATTAGTGAAGAAGATTTGTTAAGTTTTCTGTCTCGCGTGCCAAACAATGTCGTGGTTGTTGTGGATGAAGCCTATTTTGAGTATGTTGTAGCTGAAGATTATCCTGACAGTATTTCTTTGTTGGCGAACCATCCAAACCTTGTCATTTTACGAACATTTTCTAAAGCATACGGATTAGCAGGGTTACGTATTGGCTATGGTATTGCAAGCGAACAATTGTTGCAAAGTATAGAACCAGCACGAGAGCCTTTCAACACTAGCAAGCTTGCACAAGCAGCGGCTATTGCTGCCTTATCTGATCAGGCATTTGTAAACGAAAGTGTCCTTTTAAACCATGAAGGACTCGAGCAATTTTATAGGTTCTGTGATCAACATAATTTAACGTATTATCAATCACAAGGTAATTTTATTTTAATGTTTCATAATAGCTTTACAGGAGATGAGATGTTTCAATATTTGTTAGAAAGAGGTTATATTGTTCGATCTGGAAACGCACTTGGTTTTCCTCATGCGATTCGAGTCACGGTAGGAACAGCAGAACAAAACAAACAATTCTTTGAAATTCTCTCATCCATGCTTAAATAG